Genomic segment of Odontesthes bonariensis isolate fOdoBon6 chromosome 10, fOdoBon6.hap1, whole genome shotgun sequence:
ATGTTTTCTGATAAATAGAGCCGGGTGTTATCGGCGTAGTTATGAACATGTGTATCATGTTTCCTGATAAATAGAGCCGGGTGCTATCGGCGTAGTTATGAACATGTGTATCATGTTTCCTGATAAATAGAGCTAGGTGTCATCGGCGTAGTTATGAACATGTGTGTCATGTTTCCTGATAAATAGAGCCGGGTGTCATCGGCGTACTTATGAACATGTGTATCATGTTTCCTGATAAATAGAGCTAGGTGTCATCGGCGTAGTTATGAACATGTGTATCATGTTTCCTGATAAATAGAGCCGGGTGCTATCGGCGTAGTTATGAACATGTGTATCATGTTTCCTGATAAATAGAGCTAGGTGTCATCGGCGTAGTTATGAACATGTGTGTCATGTTTCCTGATAAATAGAGCTAGGTGTCATCGGCGTACTTATGAACATGTGTGTCATGTTTCGTGATAAATAGAGCCGGGTGTCATCGGCGTAGTTATGAACATGTGTATCATGTTTTCTGATAACTAGAGCCGGGTGTCATCTGCGTAGTTATGAACATGTCATGTTTTCTGATAAATAGAGCCGGGTGTTATCGGCGTAGTTATGAACATGTGTATCATGTTTCCTGATAAATAGAGCCGGGTGCTATCGGCGTAGTTATGAACATGTGTATCATGTTTCCTGATAAATAGAGCTAGGTGTCATCGGCGTAGTTATGAACATGTGTGTCATGTTTCCTGATAAATAGAGCTAGGTGTCATCGGCGTAGTTATGAACATGTGTGTCATGTTTCCTGATAAATAGAGCCGGGTGTCATCGGCGTAGTTATGAACATGTGTATCATGTTTTCTGATAACTAGAGCCGGGTGTCATCTGCGTAGTTATGAACATGTCATGTTTTCTGATAAATAGAGCCGGGTGTTATCGGCGTAGTTATGAACATGTGTATCATGTTTCCTGATAAATAGAGCCGGGTGCTATCGGCGTAGTTATGAACATGTGTATCATGTTTCCTGATAAATAGAGCTAGGTGTCATCGGCGTAGTTATGAACATGTGTGTCATGTTTCCTGATAAATAGAGCTAGGTGTCATCGGCGTAGTTATGAACATGTGTGTCATGTTTCCTGATAAATAGAGCTAGGTGTCATCGGCGTACTTATGAACATGTGTGTCATGTTTCGTGATAAATAGAGCCGGGTGTCATCGGCGTAGTTATGAACATGTGTGTCATGTTTTCTGATAACTAGAGCCGGGTGTCATCTGCGTAGTTATGAACATGTCATGTTTTCTGATAAATAGAGCTAGGTGTCATCGGCGTAGTTATGAACATGTGTATCATGTTTCCTGATAAATAGAGCTAGGTGTCATCGGCGTAGTTATGAACATGTGTGTCATGTTTCCTGATAAATAGAGCTAGGTGTCATCGGCGTAGTTATGAACATGTGTATCATGTTTCCTGATAAATAGAGCTAGGTGTCATCGGCGTAGTTATGAACATGTATGTCATGTTTCGTGATAAATAGAGCCGGGTGTCATCGGCGTAGTTATGAACATGTGTATCATGTTTTCTGATAACTAGAGCCGGGTGTCATCTGCGTAGTTATGAACATGTCATGTTTTCTGATAAATAGAGCCGGGTGTTATCGGCGTAGTTATGAACATGTGTATCATGTTTCCTGATAAATAGAGCCGGGTGCTATCGGCGTAGTTATGAACATGTGTATCATGTTTCCTGATAAATAGAGCCGGGTGTCATCGGCGTAGTTATGAACATGTGTATCATGTTTCCTGATAAATAGAGCCGGGTGTCATCGGTGTAGTTATGAACATGTGTATCATGTTTCCTGATAAATAGAGCCGGGTGTCATCGACGTAGTTATGAACATGTGTATCATGTTTCCTGATAAATAGAACCGGGTGCTATCGGCGTAGTTATGAACATGTGTATCATGTTTCCTGATAAATAGAGCCGGGTGTCATCGGCGTAGTTATGAACATGTGTGTCATGTTTCCTGATAAATAGAGCCGGGTGTCATCGGTGTAGTTATGAACATGTGTATCATGTTTCCTGATAAATAGAGCCGGGTGTCATCGGCGTAGTTATGAACATGTGTATCATGTTTCCTGATAAATAGAGCCGGGCGTCATCGGCGTACTTATGAACATGTGTGTCATGTTTCCTGATGAGGAGCCCAGAGATCGCATGTGTGGGGAGAACAGAACTGGTCCAAATCCAGAACCTTGTGGAACACCATAACAGACTTACAGCAATGATGCGACTACTGAAATCCAGAGAAATGTTTCTCTTCCCACTCAAGTCAGAAATGTATAAAATAACTTGaattaaaacatgttttttgaGCTTGTGGCTGATTTAAATCATTGAGTTCTAAAAAGAATTTCAAAATAAGAACAGAACACGCTGAGTTCTGAACGACATTATGATGTCATAATGAGGCGGCAGAAGTGTTTAGGCAGATGTTTGATGGACTGTTTTCATCCCACATCCAACTCTGAGAGACGAACACACTTTTGAGACGAGAGcgacagaaagaaaacaaacacgtTCTGGATTTAGGACGATTCGTGTCTGAAACTTCATTTCGCAGCTCGGAAACACCGACCTGAGATCAGACTGAAAATGTCTTCGCCGCGGAGCTCAGATTCCTTCGATGCATCAGGTGAGAGAGACTGAACTTAGCTGAAGgtttctgctgtgaaagctcaGGAAAGGATGATTACTGaggatgaacagcagcagtAACAGCCTGTTCCCCTGCAGAAACTCAGCTCCTAAAACAGGAAAATGAAGCGAGAAAAGTCTATTTGAGATATATTTTACAAGAAAGAAGCAAAATGATCTGCCAACAGActaaaaacaaaatgcttttCAGCCTCACAAACCCCACAGACGTCTTAAAACTAGACTTTaaagagcaaaaacaaacaCGTTTGCCTTGTTACCAGCAATATAATCAAGATTTGATCAAATATGTTCAGAATCTGAAAATAATTAAAGTAAGAAACTCTGACTTTGGCACTTTAGTCCTGGATGTTTATCAGAAAGTTGAAGAATTGAAGTATTTCTGCTTTGAAGCATCAACTTACTGTGAATCAGGAGGAAAATACCGGCAACAAGTCCGAGTATCTTCTTTAAAAGCTCTCCATCCAAGTGAAACGCTCTGATGTAAATGCGTCCCGGGGAGAAGAAATCTCTGAAACGTGTTTCCATGATTGAAGATGTTTATCTCAGGCTTCGGGTTTTGCCGTGCACGTGAGGCCAGCGCTGCTTTAacagctgcactggaaaaaatctaaatcttaccaagtatatttgtctcattgagtatctcattacacttaatatcagacataactgcctaacaagcaccatttcagccagatatagggacttgtttgaagacaatacatctggaatatcttgttaattaaaaaagtcttgaaaacaaattgttttgagtcatatttcaaatgaaacaagcttttttttttaatttgaagaggtttttaagctaatttcaagatcacttttatctcaaaagtcctaaatatcacatcttatttcaagaaatcttgacaagccgattttaactagttccattggcagatttttgcttatttcaagcaaaaacgtcttgtatttgttgttttttaacttatttttggaggggcattttttccagtgtgcgtCCTCTTTCCCACGTCTCTGCCACATAAAGAAATCCGGTGAAAGGCTCAGAGAATCAGGAGAATCTGACGGATTTCTGGTCGGCAGAGACATGATTGGCGGCTCagctgtgggtgtgtttgtgctgcGTTCACTAAACACGACTTTCTGTCCACCTTCCCCCCGACAGAAGCTGAGATCCAGGCCGGTCAGACTCTGCTGGGCGGCCGCTCTCCTTACTGCGTCCTGGAGTTTATCGGTGAAGGCTGCTTTGGCAAAGTGGCCAAGTGCCAGAATCTGGAGAGCAAAGAGACGGTGGCCGTCAAGTTCCTGAAGACGGACGCCGCCTCGGTGCGGCTCATTGAGAGAGAGGTGGATCTTTGGGCTCCTGCTcactctgtttctttttttattgattatatatatcaatattcCATCAACAATTTCCATATACATTTCTCCACCCGTATAGAACATAAGCCATACTCCTCCACCATGGAGCAGAGACACAGATAGACATATATTCTCAAGTAGAGTTACAGTCGAGTAAAACGGAACTCTTCCACTCCTGtccttgttttctctcttgctgaGTAACTTTTCTTCTGTTATATATGAACAAGTTTGTAGCCTGAACCAAAGAGATACATAATCTACACTTCAGAATGTCTTTACTGCACAAAATCTGCTCTCAATGAAGACCCAACCCAGGTTTCCCAGTGATTCTTAACCCCTTaatgcctgaatttatatagttgtatataaaaaaaactgttttgtgtgtgttttagcctttaagtagatagtaaataatgctgagattattaatttcacttttgcacaaaaaataaatagaatttttggtatgttgcaaatttgcgacaacaggcatcctggtcaatttggagttAACGGTTACTCCGgctacggtttgtagcatatatgcgacaataggcgtttaGTGGTTAGAGGTATCTGTTTGTAGTCTAGCTGTAAAAATCAGCTTCTCCATCCTATAAATATTGAGCATTATCTCAACCCAATCCTCCATTGTATCTGCATCTGTTTTCAGCCATTTCCTGGTGAtggcttttttttagctgccaCCAACATTATGTGAAACATGTATTTCTGTCCTGACCTTGTAATCTCCTGGTTCTCTTTTCCCAAAATATGAAACTTCAAACGTAAATGGAAGTTTCACTTTCAGAATTTTTTCCATACTCTTCTTAAGCTCGTGCCAATAAGATATAATACGAGGGCGTCCCCGACAGATGTGGAAGTGATTGGCCTTGTTTTCCCCACAAAGTCTGCAGCATCTTGTTGCGGCCGCTCGCTCTGTTCCATCACTCAGCAGAAGATGCCCCCGGAGCTGCTGATGGGCGGCTGTATCACCTGCTGCTGTCCCTTTCTCCCTGCAGGTGTCCGCGTTGAACGCCATCGGCGGCCTGGACCCGAACCTCTGTAACGTGGTGAAGTTCTGGGAGCGGTTCCAGCACGCGGGGCGGACCTGTCTGGTGTTTGAGATGCTGGACCGGAACCTGTTCCAGCTGCTCCAGGAGCGAGACTTTGAGCCGCTGTTTACCAATGTGATCCGGCCCGTCGCAGCGCAGGTTTGAGTCATCCAGCACCgatcaaacatctgttgttCTGCACATCTGCCTGTGACCAGTGAAGGAAACTcacacattaaagggatagttcgcctcttttgacatgaagctgtatgacatcccatattagcaacatcatttatgaacatcttcttaccaaAACTCTGATTTTTATGCTTCATTCAGACTTAGATCACTACACCTACAACAGTGAAAAAGAAAGCCATTATTCTGTTAAAGTAAGACAGAAAATCAGGTGAAACAAAAGATTTTAACTCGATAGGCGTGCTGTGTAAAACATGCAGCTAGAAGATGGAAACAGTTGGAAATATCCCATTACTActgatcttaaagggatagttcgcctcttttgacatgaagctgtatgacatcccatatcagcagcatcatttctgaacatcttcttaccccctgctgcgtcctgtgagcagagttccagcctcgttttggtgttgatgaaggtagtccggctagttggctggggtttaaaaaataaagcgttttgcttctcagaacaatatgcgttcaacagagtaatacatttgcatcacaaaatggttctccaggaaaaagtcagacctcacagtcgcttggcactattttctctcccttcgtatcactgcctgctgccgacagccgcgcctgttacgctgtttgctgctcgtaTGAAAATTTCATGAAAATTTTCTAGGAATTCATTTCGAGAAGAATTCATGCtcctagaaaatttctgaagaaattttgatgggtgccaatctactgcccgccctttaaaacaaaaagtttagtttagttgagagtctcctgtcacatataaactttgaatgaggtctctgtgatgtgtATGGCTGAGTTACGAGGCCTCCAAAATCATTGGCTGCCaaccattttcagtgcagagagagccatactgccaagtgttttacagtattttgactgattttccaagacccacagaaaagtgtgtcttatgactatgtacacaccgtaattaccaaaagaaagagtagactctcttctttgatcaggcaaaaaaaagtttgtttctaccattttcagtcctttagacagtagaacataggttggtttcaccaaaaacaactgtttgaccaaaaaaatggagaaaacaagcttctttttttgtgtgcaaagtggcactgctgccacctagcgggatattttgccagtatattctctgtttagtgtttacaagcctaagatttagtgacaaactccgctagattgtcccccagcccgctccgttaaaaaacgcaattgacgtctatagacgtctttggcaccgaaagagttaaactGCTTTTCAATCGATCTTCCCAGTGAATGGAGAAGACAGGTCTGCTGAAGAAAGTTATGTCATTTTTGTCAAgctcctgtttaaaatacagcttttaggGAATTAAAAGGATTACCAAGGATTAGTTTTCATAAAATCTATGAGaatttgctgctcggtctacacagcagagagagaaaatagggccaagcgattgtgaggtctgactttttcctggagaaccattttgtgatgcaaatgtattactctgttgaacgcatattgttctgagaagcaaaacgaggctggaactctgctcacaggacgcagcagggggtaagaagatgttcataaatgatgttgctgatatgggatgccatacagcttcatgtcaaaagaggcgaactatccctttaagcccgCTCAGCTGCGCCTGCAGAAGCTGAATGTTTCCCGTCTGCTTCTGTGGCTGCAGCTGCTGGCGGCCTTGGACGCCCTGAAGGCTCTCGGTATCCTGCACGCCGACATCAAACCCGACAACGTGATGCTGGTGGACGCTCGGGACCAGGCGCCTAGGGTCAGACTGATAGACTTCGGCAGAGCCGTTCCAGTCTCCAGCCTCCGGCCCGGTCAGAGCCTGCAGCCGGTGGGCTACAGGTGGGTCCATGCAGGGCGGCTCGGCTCCGTGCTGGTGCTGAAAACATGGCAGCAGGCTGCTCACGTTCAGCTCTTCCCCCCTCAGAGCTCCAGAAGTGGTCCTCGGCCTCCCCTTCTCCGAGGCTGCAGATGTGTGGGGACTCGGCTGCGTCCTGGCCTTCCTCTACCTGGCCGATAACCTCTTCCCCGTCAGCTGCTACTATCAGATGGTGAGTCGGCTCGCTCGGACACGAGTCCAGAACCGGGCGGAGCGCCGGCTGATGTGACTGTGTGTGCCGTCTGCAGGTGAGGCGCATGGTGGAGGTTCTGGGTCAGCCGGAGGACCGCATGCTGCGCGCTGGACGATACGCTCGCTACTTTTTCAGGGAGGAGGAAGCAGCCGATGGTGGAAGATGGAGGCTGATGGTAGAGTGGCGTCTTCCTGGTTAAAGGAGGTTAAATCTGGTTGTAGcggccatttgtccataaaaaacaaattaaccttaaaccaaacagaatcaaaaggccactgatgcatcatgggggatgtggtttaacgcaggcaaaaggagatgaatgtccaagatgaattctttgtgttttctgatgatttatttaaaaacaataaaagaaacaaaagaacaaagaaaacctgctgctctctccttttccctggtGAAAAAACAtcggcccacccaggtgcatgctgggactccaggtgcccagtgtgacccaattaccaaaatattctaaacaaataactaacaaagaatattagcaaaaaaatctgatctAAGTGAAGCTCTGAAATTAATctaaataaagttactcataattagcaaattaaatttacaactagaaccaaaaaacaaaaactaacttcaCAAATAGCTCCAACGCTTGTTGTTTCTCTTCTGAAACACTTCTCGTGTTCATTTCTCTCCTTTAGACACCAGAAGAATTTTCAGCTGCTGCCCACATGGAGGCCAAGCAGCCCCGCAGCCCCTCTGAGCCCCCCGGCTCCCTGGAGGACCTGGTGGATGTAGGTACCCCCTGCTGTGCTGTGTGAGCTCAGACTGGATCAGAGCCGCTCTGTGATCCGCCTCTGAGAGCCGACCGGCTGACCCGACTCTGGCTgatcgaaaccgcatactacatactgcatactgcatactacatactgcatactacatactacatactgcatactacatactgcatgctgcatactacatactacatactgcatactacatactgcatactgcatactgcatactacatactgcatactgcatactacatactgcatactgcatactacatactgcatactgcatactgcatactacatactgcatactgcatactacatactacatactgcatactgcatactgcatactacatactgcatactgcatactacatactacatagtgcatactacatactgcatactgcatactgcatactacatactgcatactgcatactgcatactacatactgcatactgcatactacatactacatagtgcatactacatactgcacactgcatactgcatactacatactacatactgcatactgcatactgcatactgcatactacatactgcatactgcatactacatactacatagtgcatactacatactgcatactgcatactacatactacatactgcatactacatactgcatactacatactgcatactgcatactacatactgcatactacatactacatactgcatactacatactgcatactgcatactgcctactgcctactgcatactagatactagatactagatactgcaaactgcatactagatactagatactagatactgcatactgcataccgcataccgcatactgtatactgcatactgcatactagatactagatactgcatactgcatactgcatactgcatactagatactagatactagatactgcatactgcatacttgattctagatactacatactgcatactacatactacatactacatactacatactgcatactacatactatactgcatactacttactgcatactacatactgcatactacatactgcatacagcatagtACATActttactgcatactacatactccatactacatactacatactgcatactacttactgcatactacatactgcatacagcatagtacatactttatactgcatactacatactacatactgcatactgcatactacatactgcatactacttactgcatactacatactgcatactgcatactacatactgcatactacatactacatactgcatactacatactgtatactacatactgcatactgcatactacatactgcatactacatactacatactgcatactacttactgcatactacatactgtatagtacatactacatactgcatactacatactgcatactgcatactcatcgatcagacagtatgcagagcgtttacccacaatgcatttcgttcctgcgagccgaaatcagccggcctgaagctgatttctcttaagctctaaactctgtaaactttagcaacatttgaaacattttcaggtgagaaagtagtcgtttagatccccaacgtgccGAAAAGCtaacaaaataccggctgtttaccattttgttcccacgaattcggcgctactaaagctagccgcagtgagcaacgcacttcctgttattttcacaaaataaaatacccgtttccttttatcatagggaaagccattaccatacaattggtgcttttgttttgaaaacaggaagtgaacctaccctcgttgtagctagcttgaaactgccgttttgacaggaaatgacgatcggcgacgtcacgttacgttgcatcttgggtagtttgaatatgagtagtaacctcatgatgcatacccaacatttcggagaatctagtatgcatccgggaacttctcgcttactcaaactctcatactaactcaaaaagttagtaggagtagtaggagaagtatgcggttttgaacacagcctctgtTTCCACACTCAGATGTATCCAAAGGAGGACGCGGCCGAGTACGCGGACAGGAAGGCTTTGGTGGAGCTCCTGAAGCGGCTGCTGCACCTGGACGGGGATCAGAGAATCTGTCCCCGCGACGCCCTGCAGCACCCGTTCATCACCATGTCCCACCTGACCGAGCAGCCCGGCGGCAGAGAGTAGTAAGTGACCGAGCGTCCGCTCGATGATAAATTaaccaactgtccctttaacgatGGTCCTGTTTCATCCAGTCTGAACGCATCCCACCTTCTGATGAGCGGCGGTCCGGCGGCGGTCTCGGCTGACGGGCTGAACGGCTCTGCAGCCCCTGGGCTTGATGTCAGAGGTCTGCCCTGCGTTGCCGGTGACGACCCCCCGGCCGGCGGGGATGAGCGTCCTGCTGACGGCGTTAAAGCAGCAGACGTCTCAGCCAAACTGCCAAAGAGGATTCACAGACTCTTCCTCAGAGTCGGGGCGTCCTGCGGCTGCTGCTGGCGTTCTGCTGAGGACTGATTCCCTCTGAGATCTGAGACGGCCCGTCGGCCTCATTCTGTAAATAAACTGATTCAATAGTTTCTGCTGAGtcagaagaaaaacacacagtttGATCTGTTGTTTAAAGTTTCTGTTTCGTAGgcagaaaatgtttttaaaatcagTCGGAACCGTCTCTGGGTTTGGAGGTGAGAAGTTTTTAGTTAAAAGTCTTTGAAGAACAGTCAAAGAGagcagaggtgcatcatgggagctccccctgcaggctgggcctatagcagcagaactatgggatgtttcaggatcacctgagccatcattaactataagctttatcagaaaggaaagttttaagcctggtcttaaaggtagagagggtgtctgcttcctgaagccaaactggcagctggttccacagagaggggcctgataactgaaggctctataAGACAGGTTTAAGAAAACAGTCctggaaacctgttttatatgtgagtcaaagggcaaattctggtcaaaaataactccaaggttcctcactgtaggacCAGAAGCTGagaaaataccatctagagtaactatgtagctggacagtttctccctgaaacgctcaggtccaaagataacgaccagctctttatgtctttaagacatagTCTGACCAGCTGATTGGTTCCATCTGGTTccagtacagctgagtatcatctgCATTATagtggaaatttatgccatgctgtctgatAATGTCACctgatggaagcatgtatagagtgaaaagaatgggtccaagcacagaaccctgaggaactttTCACTTTAACAAGCTTAAATCTATCACATAAATATGACAAACCAGCCAAATGTGgttttcatttttggattaATTTAATCTGAACGTGTTTAGGAATGAGTCGTTCTAACAGGAAAAGCACAGACAACTggtttaacccattgaggccgggaaagcgttgccgcatttctacctttaaagccgggggcgctgttgcgttattctacctgtaaggccgggaaagcgtacacgtcttttttcctgtataaggttgttttgcaccaattattgacctctgcgccaattaaatgcattataatagacacgttagagtgtcgtcatgttcctcgtgtcattgttttgaagttaagttacatcgaccaagcatggaggactttcagtaggaagacatttcagacggtagcgattgtgaggagtttcttggctttgatgatgctgatgaacgtgctgacccagtTGATCGTGATTTATGgcgagcacatatgtttgaggatgattttgaagggtttgaatgtgagtggaagactgacaattaccaccgtaatcgacggagagatttcaaccgcacaccaggggtgaaagtcggtttacctgcagatgccacaccgttgcaggcatgtaatcatatttttactgaggagctttgggcgcatctcgtttccgagacgaatagatacagtgagcaggtacttcagactccagctcgagcaaagatggcaaggtggtcacacgtaactgtgccagagatgaaaacgtttattggaatgtgtatgggctccttgtgctgccagtacgaagagattactggccataaaataaatagataaataaatcatttaaatacaaaattaaattttattttattttattactgttttctaattgaaaatagcgctgttcctgcacttgactttttattttattttattactgtttattttattgaaaatagcgctgttcctgcactttactttttattttattttattactgtttattttattgaaaatagcgctgttcctgcactttactttttattttattttattactgtttattttattgaaaatagtgctgttcctgcactttactttttacattttctattttcgtgaaggtgtatgtaaataaactcaatttccaaagaaagccacgggtgtaagctctcaaatactttttgaattttgtttctatctgctacagaggctgagaaatcaatcatttagtaggcgttgacacaatttctgaatttccagaaaaacttcaggttttagggggtctttctgaaatctcccacaggttttacaggcattcttttccaggcgttttaggcctaaatgggttaacagGAAAATATCCCCTTAAATGCCTGGAAATGGTCTGGAAGAGCTAAAAAGCCAGAAGAGTTTATAAATGGTGCTCTTCTCAGTTCTCTGTTGGTGTAAGGAAATGCAAAAATTTCCCTTTACGGTGTGTCGAAATCAGTGAAAGTGAAGCAAGTCAAGACTTCTGCTTCCAGTCGTGAGTCAGAGCTCTGAGAGTAAACCGTTTGAGTCGTATTTTTATACGTAAGACGGGTGAATCATTCATGTTGTGATCGAGTCTCATCTTGTTCAGCCTCACGAAGCTCCAAGAATTAAAAACTTTACTCATCCCCAAACAGACTTTTTATTGTTACCGTGTAAATTACTGAGGAAAGATAACAAagttaaactaaaaaaaatcatgaaaatcATGAAGTGGAGCAGAAAGACGTGATGTGATGATGACATCACAGGCGGCGTCAGCAGGTCGACAACATGGAGGCAGTTTTACCGCCAAATAAAGTTCGTTTTCATGATGTCTTTGTACGTAAAGTCCAAAAAGGTTGAGacactatgaaaaaaaaacaatgtttactCACAGAAAACAGAGATGACAAAATGTTTAAACTAAGTAGATTTATGGATTATTTAGTTGGGAGTTTTTGATTTTAAATGATTTGAAAAAGAATTTCAGGCTCTGATCCATCTGACCAGAGAAGAGTTTCCCACTCTGCCTCAGTCCATCCTAAACaagctttggtccagagaagacgGCAGAGTtcctggatcatgttcacatgtggcCTCTTC
This window contains:
- the LOC142390514 gene encoding homeodomain-interacting protein kinase 3-like, translating into MLDRNLFQLLQERDFEPLFTNVIRPVAAQLLAALDALKALGILHADIKPDNVMLVDARDQAPRVRLIDFGRAVPVSSLRPGQSLQPVGYRAPEVVLGLPFSEAADVWGLGCVLAFLYLADNLFPVSCYYQMVRRMVEVLGQPEDRMLRAGRYARYFFREEEAADGGRWRLMTPEEFSAAAHMEAKQPRSPSEPPGSLEDLVDMYPKEDAAEYADRKALVELLKRLLHLDGDQRICPRDALQHPFITMSHLTEQPGGREYLNASHLLMSGGPAAVSADGLNGSAAPGLDVRGLPCVAGDDPPAGGDERPADGVKAADVSAKLPKRIHRLFLRVGASCGCCWRSAED